One window of the Cryptococcus gattii WM276 chromosome E, complete sequence genome contains the following:
- a CDS encoding uncharacterized protein (Similar to SGTC gene model, INSD accession EAL20787.1) — MTSRLKHKLELDQVNLNSAYLNESFVQIGTPLPALAETKKDKLEYVPEWKQEVRDEQGRRRFHGAFTGGWSAGYFNSVGSKEGWAPSTFKSSRNNRASKAQRPEDFMDEEDLRQMRDDRQLENTDIFRNEAFAGTREPLADKNLSSALESLIAPTQSSIGEKLLQKLGWRPGQGIGPRVTLRKLKIQEGKLGKARLGMDDSEHDGAEAGKHTFAPRDVKLLVYESKEDKQGLGFEKGKGLSRLPPAMARRPLDDEGDDPYAVGPSTSSRSFAFDHNDDEDDVIVMGGPARPGLGIGSTDVLGGKKTVGGQDHWHDGRPVLVGFMLDPKGVPQDKWFPMPEIPVEWRPRPARVWGTTRKWDEEPGKKVEEKEVIRGAPGKPLTHEQRGAALGEETRMSKAKSVYDYITEKDKERLASLLDSAQTAPPPKLSFVPEPSESVDHISVPATEAHIPPLSPRTASAALKGFIPYEDDPAKQQRYRSYLISQTYNTKEPNPTLLPSSSFDEVNAELEAFASSARIFKPMSFAMSNRFTSGSSSLAASDLKQARPGLHIYDAEKAKAEMEKPKDVEEIKVKKHLTPREQAAMNGMYGKMTRETKQFYPVKLLCKRFGVADPHPDGKPSDSEAASGPSASNAEGLPLPANDASWESKFIYQAQTESSKPTSTPQSSQVVTGERAPTSIAEVGMADDINQGRDTLTYTKPSIDIFKAIFASDDESDDEDADDDEKQMEQPRKVPGPAEVYRDPFPPKQVEDEKPVDLTTFKPVFTLKKEDNRAKEDKQERKKDKKSKKRKNMLSFDIGEEGEEKDEPKQPEKDKKKRKKDEQDNERHTKEQSDEGHQNEREETDFEGEWVEKPAIIPRLAGRKGAEDFM; from the exons ATGACCTCCAGGCTCAAACATAAGCTAGAACTCGACCAGGTGAACCTCAACTCGGCTTATCTGAACGAGTCCTTTGTCCAA ATTGGTACTCCATTGCCTGCTCTAGCAGAGACCAAGAAGGATAAGTTAGAGTATGTGCCCGAATGGAAGCAAGAA GTGAGAGATGAGCAAGGTAGACGTCGATTCCACGGAGCATTCACTGGTGGATGGTCAGCTGGATACTTTAACAGCGTTGGATCTAAAGAAG GGTGGGCGCCGTCTACCTTCAAGTCTTCGCGGAACAACAGAGCTTCAAAGGCTCAGAGACCAGAGGATTTCatggatgaggaagacTTGCGGCAAATGCGCGATGACAGGCAGCTAGAAAACACTGATATCTTCAGAAATGAAGCTTTTGCCGGGACGAGGGAACCTCTTGCAGATAAAAA TCTTTCATCCGCATTGGAATCTCTGATAGCACCGACCCAGTCATCTATAGGCGAGAAGCTCCTTCAAAAGCTAGGATGGAGGCCCGGCCAGGGTATAGGACCTCGGGTCACTCTTCGAAAGTTGAAAATACAAGAAGGCAAACTCGGAAAGGCTAGGCTAGGAATGGATGATAGTGAACACGATGGTGCGGAAGCCGGGAAGCATACTTTTGCTCCAAGGGATGTGAAACTGTTGGTGTATGAATCTAAAGAGGATAAGCAGGGCTTAGGGTTcgagaaggggaagggcTTGAGCAGATTGC CACCGGCGATGGCTCGACGACCCCTTGATGACGAGGGTGATGACCCTTACGCCGTTGGTCCTTCAACGTCCTCAAGATCTTTCGCATTCGACCATAATGACGACGAAGACGATGTTATCGTTATGGGTGGCCCAGCACGTCCTGGACTAGGAATAGGGTCAACTGATGTCCTAGGAGGGAAAAAGACTGTGGGTGGACAAGATCATTGGCATGATGGGAGGCCTGTTTTAGTTGGTTTCATGCTTGATCCAAAAGGAGTTCCTCAGGATAAATG GTTCCCGATGCCTGAAATACCGGTAGAATGGCGCCCGCGTCCTGCGCGAGTATGGGGCACTACTCGGAAATGGGATGAAGAGCCGGGGAAAAAGGTtgaggaaaaagaagtcATCAGAGGCGCACCTGGAAAACCTTTGACTCACGAACAACGTGGTGCCGCCTTGGGAGAAGAGACGCGAATGTCAAAAGCCAAGTCTGTCTATGATTACATCACTGAAAAAGACAAGGAACGTCTCGCTTCGTTGTTAGACTCTGCGCAAACAGCGCCCCCTCCCAAATTATCTTTCGTTCCCGAACCCTCCGAATCCGTCGACCATATCTCTGTGCCTGCAACTGAAGCTCATATTCCTCCATTATCCCCTCGGACAGCTTCTGCCGCCCTCAAAGGCTTTATTCCATACGAAGATGACCCGGCAAAGCAACAGCGTTACCGCTCCTATCTCATCTCTCAGACATACAATACCAAAGAACCCAACCCCACGCTCCtgccatcatcttcctttgACGAGGTCAACGCGGAACTGGAGGCCTTCGCATCATCAGCAAGAATATTTAAACCCATGTCGTTTGCAATGTCTAATCGTTTTACTTCAGGGTCATCTTCTCTCGCTGCATCAGATCTCAAGCAAGCCAGGCCGGGCCTGCATATATATGACGCCGAAAAAGCCAAAGCGGAGATGGAGAAGCCAAAAGATGTTGAGGAAATCAAGGTCAAGAAGCACTTGACGCCTAGGGAACAAGCGGCCATGAACGGGATGTATGGGAAGATGACTCGAGAGACAAAGCAGTTTTACCCCGTGAAGTTGCTGTGCAAGCGTTTTGGAGTTGCAGATCCGCATCCGGATGGGAAGCCTTCCGATTCTGAAGCCGCTTCTGGGCCCTCTGCCTCTAACGCAGAAGGTTTACCACTTCCAGCAAATGATGCCAGTTGGGAGTCAAAGTTCATATATCAGGCACAGACCGAATCATCAAAGCCCACCTCCACACCACAATCTAGTCAAGTCGTAACCGGCGAGCGAGCCCCAACATCCATAGCTGAAGTGGGTATGGCAGATGATATCAATCAAGGAAGGGATACCTTGACGTACACAAAACCCAGCATTGATATTTTCAAAGCAATCTTTGCCAGCGACGATGAAAGTGACGACGAAGATGcggatgatgatgagaagCAGATGGAACAACCTAGGAAGGTTCCTGGCCCTGCCGAAGTGTACAGAGACCCATTTCCACCAAAGCAAGTAGAAGACGAGAAGCCTGTAGACTTGACGACTTTCAAACCTGTGTTCACCttgaaaaaggaagataATCGTGCTAAAGAGGATAAGCaggagaggaaaaaggacaagaagagcaagaagcGGAAGAATATGCTTTCGTTTGATattggagaagaaggagaagaaaaagatgaGCCTAAGCAGCCAgagaaggacaagaagaagaggaagaaggacgaGCAGGATAATGAGAGACATACGAAAGAGCAAAGCGATGAGGGACACCAGAATGAGAGGGAGGAAACTGACTTTGAGGGCGAATGGGTAGAAAAACCTGCTATAATACCGCGATTAGCTGGGAGGAAGGGAGCAGAAGATTTTATGTAG
- a CDS encoding uncharacterized protein (Similar to SGTC gene model, INSD accession EAL20785.1), with the protein MSAPPSAFSNAHRLYVKSLYKRYLVNSLNWYIRRDLWRQKAIEIRAEFERNRNITDPRALALVLEQAEEKLAKGIHPDPYRPPLFPDGTKWERNIPPRMFTPKEKAEALAAMGGSGH; encoded by the exons ATGTCCGCCCCTCCTTCGGCCTTCTCCAACGCCCACCG ACTCTACGTCAAGTCGCTCTACAAGCGATACCTCGTCAACTCCCTTAACTGGTACATCCGAAGAGATTTGTGGAGACAAAAGGCCATTGAGATTAGGGCAGAGTTTGAGAGGAACAG GAACATTACCGACCCCCGGGCTCTCGCTCTTGTGCTCGAACAGGCGGAGGAGAAGCTTGCCAAAGGAATTCACCCTGACCCATATCGAC CGCCTCTCTTCCCTGATGGCACCAAGTG GGAACGAAACATTCCT CCACGAATGTTCACCCCAAAGGAGAAGGCTGAAGCATTGGCCGCGATGGGCGGCTCCGGTCACTAG
- a CDS encoding nuclear segregation protein Bfr1, putative (Similar to TIGR gene model, INSD accession AAW43454.1) translates to MPPPTSSLKPTSAKSVTDAGSGAKATGDKKSSGQMAKPDQSKYNAEQDEINKEIAAVKEKIEAVRSRIALSQAPTSNDRRSAIKAELDGLRSEQAKFKGDRNKLFEEMKRLQEGVQKKIKDIQGQKNKMGFKSVADIDARIASLDKQVESGSMKLVDEKKALQEITTLRRSRKTLEASGSIDESIAADKAKIDELKKQLDDPEAKKVSDRFDELKKEMDGLREEGNKAFEERGKLFDERNKLSAEMDELYDRKRKSAQKWREDNDKYYAKIQADRQVRQERFKAEKAREDAERREQEIARLREEARAPAFASETEDCGVLINWFKGKYGSGEVPSTHAGGKPDSATVVEGVKALEIRKVDDEAFKGMTLKKKDDDLDGFFGGSGKSKKRGKKGNSGTATPASQEGGNSAKEAVNLPMSLLSTLLSLGISPPSGKDDVQRTVDDLEKKKAWFEANSAAKTKAEIERVEKLVAKMQKKNGAAVAPESEVDIPTSADEAQVKGGVHEPYHTVAVSGEATGPEEVQEDGDQLPQEDDEAGEAEVKKVDSALEEIREKEGL, encoded by the exons ATGCCTCCTCCCACCTCTTCTCTCAAGCCCACATCTGCCAAGTCTGTCACTGACGCTGGCAGCGGTGCAAAAGCGACTGGCGACAAGAAATCCAGTGGACAAATGGCCAAGCCTGACCAGTCCAAGTACAATGCGGAGCAAGACGAGATCAACAAGGAGATTGCCGCTgtcaaggagaagatt GAGGCTGTTCGTTCGCGTATCGCCCTTTCTCAAGCGCCCACATCCAACGATCGTCGATCGGCCATCAAGGCGGAGCTTGACGGCCTCCGCTCTGAGCAAGCCAAGTTCAAGGGCGACAGGAACAAGCTCTTTGAGGAGATGAAGCGGTTGCAGGAGGGCGtgcagaagaagataaagGATATCCAAGGGCAGAAGAACAAGATGGGTTTCAAGAGCGTGGCTGACATTGATGCCCGAATTGC ATCCCTTGACAAGCAAGTTGAATCCGGCAGCATGAAGCTTGTGGACGAGAAGAAAGCTCTTCAAGAAATTACCACTCTTCGTCGATCTCGCAAGACTCTTGAAGCTTCTGGCTCCATCGACGAGAGCATTGCCGCCGACAAGGCCAAGATCGATGAGCTTAAAAAGCAGCTTGACGACCCTGAAGCGAAGAAGGTTAGCGACAGGTTCGATgagttgaagaaggaaatggaTGGCTTAAGGGAGGAAGGTAACAAGGCCTTCGAGGAGAGGGGCAAATTGTTCGATGAAAGGAACAAGTTGTCTGCTGAGATG GACGAACTTTACGACCGAAAGCGAAAGTCTGCTCAGAAGTGGAGGGAGGACAACGACAA ATACTACGCAAAGATCCAAGCCGATCGACAGGTTCGTCAGGAACGTTTCAAGGCTGAAAAGGCCCGAGAAGATGCCGAACGACGGGAGCAAGAAATTGCTCGTCTTCGTGAAGAAGCTCGTGCCCCTGCGTTCGCCTCTGAGACTGAGGACTGCGGTGTCCTAATCAACTGGTTCAAGGGCAAGTATGGCTCTGGTGAGGTGCCTTCTACTCACGCTGGCGGCAAGCCCGATTCCGCTACTGTCGTTGAAGGTGTCAAGGCTTTGGAAATCCGAAAGGTGGATGACGAAGCTTTCAAGGGAATGACtttgaaaaagaaggacGATGACCTTGATGGATTCTTTGGTGGCAGCGGaaagagcaagaagaggggaaagaagggtAACAGCGGCACTGCCACTCCTGCTAGTCAGGAGGGAGGAAACAGCGCCAAGGAGGCTGTCAACTTGCCTATGTCTCTTTTGAGCACTCTTTTGAGTTTGGGTATCTCTCCTCCCAGCGGTAAGGATGATGTGCAGAGGACGGTGGATGATcttgagaagaagaaggccTGGTTTGAGGCCAACTCAGCCGCGAAGACTAAG GCCGAGATTGAGCGCGTGGAGAAGCTTGTTGCCAAAatgcagaagaagaacggTGCCGCCGTTGCGCCCGAGTCCGAGGTGGACATCCCTACTAGTGCTGATGAGGCTCAGGTGAAGGGTGGCGTCCATGAGCCCTACCACA CTGTTGCTGTAAGCGGCGAGGCCACCGGCCCCGAAGAAGTTCAGGAAGATGGCGACCAGCTTCCTCAGGAAGACGACGAGGCAGGGGAAGCGGAGGTTAAGAAGGTTGACTCTGCTCTGGAAGAGATCAGAGAAAAGGAGGGCCTTTAa
- a CDS encoding uncharacterized protein (Similar to SGTC gene model, INSD accession EAL20786.1) — protein MSPPPPPLTIPILLHPTLPSQASHALPLRPTHITHWTAHSDHGQPAYTALAAQDNTIWVVADQPAPPLDDHDLLKEETSTLIPSISTSSPISLRRSRPAPTQPRTPSQRPRATSTASTAGSSSQHRTCAFSPPLSAHQLPTATLSSATASADPPDQHVHRSSLSGRMELMEQLREHNGGRESAGMGTGLGIGRRGLTGVHGQAEQNSGTTSPKSAMSLSTDTTSTAGLFSFWQKGSQSDAEEKEREMEKIMQEINVEREMEKERRESKKESEDLKVVEAAIERSPNPDQGYKITESHARSHGCEWGNKKIWRIVLRHVDRGKIVSLKVIAELGILCVLRDQGLLEIFSLTTLQCVDYLELEGPNSRHSQKDPSNGNATTVKLGQVWCWSGILLARKDTSHILVAHGLPWPCETPSPNGEVTRVMLLQFNEDQQPLLDPIAKLELPGEGAIGLCQDGDTNYLIHATPTSLTSYPIIFPQYKASCPGSLQLQPRHSSSAFPSRSHTPNPESSDASSSLLRKSASSSRLLDSHQSQAYEKEHSFAKFLARRTDWSKKKDEEHGIQPTIHPGLGEGKEVERDGYGHWTRIKLHENGEGVGWTDDGVDEFQCNGKSMWVKGTISWTERVSAREVVFSKNWARVVILRDDDMLAIYAPHDGEAPKKGSRLKFEQKFVDDGVNAICLTESGKLLLSNNNEVQMGDIDGPVTSFKTYLTVAEPPAEESGSFTHVVPYGLEDAFVADPQGNVCFRRLDSVIHQANTDPVTDNKPTIDRLDAAVTCMKLIRGPEENNKMYLVAGDEDGVVRIWTVDEFQFCGSWTLFAWPVSGFVLLDMPQAGPLRGTLLCTSQAGTVGIISLSEMEQLFLIPAARSPLRHIYLGNSDILLAYANGKARVWNTETQEFRRSTGLDAAEDMLQAGNWTRVDLTKRHTQTPLTACVVQPYAASQLGRLLNLDLRGLGRWLHSSKNNPHHSPLPALRSLLSVLLTFGVNDKVDEICTRNLGVHKPEKPILIGYGNVDTHEIAYAHGVEAWQMSERITGVRQLAIITVLRPFLDSPDLERWAAEVIAFYTASLPPNIIEPDLEFFASYYMDPSSDVHQAARLLFAARVGRLSGSEIDAVVRIRQHELPILQSEKRKFSCSAANALTVLGGIAVQKYQCMRPTSLKALSESVALYLHEPNCDHISLAVELCSKGFTTWQSYVDPSDLLRRLFHLATNKEPPSMSSHSSTSIAAQARLAILLVASSNPPLFMSTLSMDILDAKSAESRSSIMKLCVFMARKKPAVLENGLPRIAEAVVKSLDPNVGKMRDDVWQAATVILNELVLAFSTIDFHSRTQRLAVGTHEGAVIMYDLKTASRLYVLEPHKASVSAVCFSPDGRRLVTVSIEEGSVTVWKVGSSLSGFFNVGGPPRQGAEKGEPFKRIEFMRADDRPLDSTSALSDVQITWLGARQARVTVKETTLTFET, from the exons ATGTCTCCCCCACCTCCCCCGCTCACCATCCCCATTCTCCTACATCCCACACTACCCTCCCAAGCGAGTCACGCTCTCCCCCTCCGGCCCACCCACATCACACACTGGACAGCCCACTCTGACCACGGCCAGCCCGCCTATACAGCTCTTGCAGCACAAGACAACACTATATGGGTCGTTGCGGACCAGCCAGCACCACCTCTTGATGACCACGACCTACTAAAGGAAGAAACGTCTACTCTTATACCCAGCATCTCCACTTCATCGCCGATCTCTCTTCGACGCTCGCGACCAGCACCAACCCAACCACGTACACCATCTCAACGGCCCCGGGCAACTTCTACAGCATCTACAGCCGGATCATCCTCTCAACATCGTACTTGCGCCTTTTCTCCTCCACTCTCTGCTCATCAGCTGCCCACGGCTACTCTCTCATCGGCTACTGCTTCTGCTGACCCTCCCGATCAACATGTCCACCGGTCCAGCTTATCTGGGCGAATGGAGCTTATGGAACAGCTCAGAGAGCATAACGGTGGCAGAGAAAGTGCAGGAATGGGGACAGGGCTGGGCATCGGACGAAGAGGTCTGACAGGTGTACATGGCCAAGCAGAACAAAATTCCGGGACGACGTCTCCAAAGTCGGCCATGTCTCTGTCCACAGACACCACCAGTACTGCCGGCCTGTTCAGTTTCTGGCAAAAAGGCTCGCAATCAGATGCcgaggagaaagaaagggagatggagaagataATGCAAGAGATCAATGTGGAAAGAgaaatggagaaggaaaggcGAGAATCTAAAAAGGAGAGTGAAGATCTGAAAGTAGTTGAAGCCGCGATAGAACGAAGTCCAAATCCTGACCAGGGATATAAAATCACGGAAAGCCATGCCAGAAGCCACGGTTGCGAGTGGGGCAATAAAAAAATTTGGAGAATTGTATTGAGGCATGTAGATCGTGGAAAGATAGTGAGCCTAAAGGTCATTGCAGAATTGGGAATCTTGTGTGTTTTGAGAGACCAAGG CTTGTTGGAGATTTTCTCTTTGACCACTTTACAATGCGTGGATTACCTGGAGCTTGAGGGGCCTAACTCACGTCATTCGCAGAAGGACCCCTCTAATGGCAATGCTACCACCGTTAAGCTAGGACAAGTATGGTGCTGGAGTGGTATACTTTTGGCAAGGAAGGATACA TCACATATACTCGTCGCACATGGTCTTCCTTGGCCCTGTGAAACGCCTAGCCCTAACGGAGAGGTCACTAGAGTGATGCTTTTGCAATTCAATGAGGATCAACAGCCTTTGCTCGATCCTATTGCAAAGCTCGAGCTTCCTGGAGAAGGTGCCATTGGATTATGTCAGGATGGTGATA CTAATTACCTAATCCACGCAACACCCACATCCTTAACCTCATATCCTATCATATTTCCTCAATACAAGGCCTCCTGTCCTGGCTCCCTACAACTTCAGCCTCGACACTCATCATCTGCTTTTCCCTCTCGCTCCCATACACCGAACCCCGAGTCATCGGACgcatcctcttctctcttaAGAAAATCCGCCTCTTCATCCCGCCTTCTCGATTCCCATCAATCTCAAGCTTATGAAAAAGAGCACAGCTTTGCGAAATTTCTTGCTCGGCGAACAGATTGGTCTAAgaaaaaagatgaagaacATGGCATTCAACCGACCATACATCCTGGTTTGGGAGAGGGCAAAGAGGTCGAGAGGGACGGATACGGACATTGGACAAGAATTAAATTGCACGAAAATGGAGAAGGGGTTGGATGGACTGATGATGGAGTCGAT GAATTTCAATGTAACGGGAAATCAATGTGGGTTAAAGGAACAATATCATGGACAGAACGAGTATCCGCCCGAGAAGTGGTATTCAGCAAAAACTGGGCAAGGGTTGTCATTTTGCGTGAT GATGACATGCTTGCTATATACGCGCCGCACGATGGTGAGGCGCCCAAAAAGGGTAGCCGTCTGAA GTTTGAACAAAAGTTTGTCGATGATGGTGTGAATGCTATCTGCTTGACGGAGTCAGGAAAGCTCTTGTTAAGTAATAATAACGAGGTGCAAATGGGTGACATAGACGGCCCTGTAACCAGCTTTAAAACATATCTGACCGTTGCGGAACCACCGGCAGAGGAGAGTGGTTCTTTCACTCACGTCGTGCCTTATGGATTGGAGGATGCGTTTGTTGCTGATC CCCAAGGAAATGTCTGTTTCCGAAGGCTAGATAGTGTCATACATCAAGCTAATACAGACCCAGTTACGGATAATAAGCCTACTATCGACCGACTTGATGCAGCTGTTACGTGTATGAAGCTTATACGAGGCCCAGAGGAAAACAACAAGATGTATCTTGTTGCaggggatgaagatgggGTAGTTAGGATATGGACCGTAGA CGAGTTCCAATTCTGCGGTTCCTGGACACTTTTCGCCTGGCCAGTAAGTGGTTTCGTGCTTTTGGATATGCCTCAAGCAGGGCCTCTGCGTGGCACCTTGCTCTGTACCTCTCAAGCGGGCACCGTCGGTATTATATCCCTGTCTGAAATGGAACA GCTTTTCCTTATTCCGGCTGCCAGATCCCCTCTCCGCCACATCTATCTGGGAAATAGTGACATCCTCCTGGCGTATGCGAATGGGAAAGCTAGGGTGTGGAATACCGAGACACAAGAATTTAGGCGCTCCACAGGGCTGGACGCTGCAGAAGATATGTTGCAAGCTGGAAACTGGACGAGAGT GGACTTGACCAAGCGGCATACACAAACGCCTTTGACCGCTTGTGTGGTTCAGCCATATGCAGCAAGTCAACTTGGACGTCTTCTCAATCTTGATCTTCGCGGACTCGGTCGCTGGCTGCACTCCTCCAAGAACAATCCCCATCATAGTCCTCTACCAGCCCTTAGGAGTCTCCTCTCTGTTCTCCTTACCTTCGGAGTTAACGACAAAGTCGATGAGATATGTACCAGGAACCTAGGTGTGCACAAGCCTGAAAAACCCATATTGATAGGATACGGAAATGTAGA TACTCATGAAATTGCATATGCACATGGAGTTGAAGCATGGCAAATGTCGGAGCGAATCACAGGAGTGAGACAGTTGGCAATCATAACTGTTTTAAGACCGTTCTTAGACTCTCCAG ACTTAGAACGGTGGGCCGCTGAAGTGATAGCGTTCTACACTGCATCACTACCTCCAAACATCATTGAACCGGACCTAGAGTTCTTCGCATCTTACTACATGGATCCTTCCT CCGACGTTCATCAGGCCGCGAGACTGTTATTTGCGGCCAGAGTAGGGAGACTGTCAGGCTCTGAAATAGACGCAGTCGTTCGGATTAGACAACATGAAC TACCTATCCTTCAGTCCGAAAAACGCAAGTTTAGCTGTTCGGCCGCCAATGCTTTGACAGTATTAGGCGGCATCGCTGTGCAAAAATATCAGTGCATGCGTCCTAC TTCACTCAAAGCTCTCTCTGAGTCAGTGGCTCTTTATCTTCATGAACCGAACTGTGACCATATCTCTCTGGCGGTGGAGCTTTGCTCCAAAGGTTTTACAACCTGGCAAAGCTATGTCGATCCGTCGGACCTTTTGCGCCGCCTCTTTCATTTGGCAACCAACAAAGAGCCGCCGTCCATGTCCTCCCATTCTTCCACTAGCATAGCCGCCCAAGCGCGTTTAGCCATTCTGCTGGTCGCATCCTCTAATCCCCCTCTTTTCATGTCCACACTTTCTATGGACATATTAGACGCAAAGAGCGCGGAGAGTAGAAGTAGCATCATGAAGCTATGTGTATTCATGGCCAGGAAAAAGCCTGCAGTGTTAGAGAATGGATTACCCAGGATAGCAGAGGCGGTCGTCAAGAGTCTCGACCCGAATGTTGGTAAAATGAGGGATGATGTCTGGCAAGCGGCTACTGTCATATTAAATGAGCTCGTTTTGGC ATTTTCTACGATTGACTTCCACAGTCGAACTCAGCGCCTGGCCGTTGGGACGCACGAAGGTGCAGTGATCAT GTATGATCTCAAGACTGCATCCCGACTATACGTCCTTGAACCGCACAAGGCTTCAGTCTCGGCGGTTTGTTTCTCCCCTGATGGGCGTCGGTTGGTCACGGTGTCGATAGAGGAAGGGTCTGTCACTGTTTGGAAGGTTGGAAGTAGCCTAAGCGGATTCTTTAACGTTGGTGGTCCGCCTAGGCAAGGTGCTGAAAAGGGGGAGCCGTTCAAACGAATAGAATTTATGAGAGCCGATGACC GTCCACTTGATTCAACTTCGGCATTAAGCGACGTACAGATAACATGGTTGGGTGCTAGACAGGCCAGAGTCACGGTAAAAGAGACGACATTGACGTTTGAAACATGA